A genomic window from Sphingobacterium spiritivorum includes:
- a CDS encoding DUF7507 domain-containing protein gives MKSKGYFPLFLFLFMILCPLLLWADGSKDLYPMGVKGNRAYLISRSEKEVGTTSFPFFTLGAHYVYVQSGETIAAASSAQNIGEGRIRLTSPGGKKYLSTKNNIGKIVNNGKGSRQAEISGPRVGYAPYEVKATEEGVWKVEFISPVGEFTENFGDPNIPVVAANGDWSQTWDTSIAAWDISVRDEKDENWISGRVYTNVLNLHLNSGQMANKQGAFYGKYFVLTHDAYVYKVDGNGSNGIAFTSFVNNMGFLDDEGKSLYKSLDYIPQVGSGDVQDPRQADANGHITHKILYTRPDLHMPAEAVAAVPELKTWLIKDRPQPVVSDISLIGYEGTEGQLGAKGAHILFKSSETAKYKVVLERTGDQTQLLTEFVYNASAGLNEIYWNGIGKDGQFAPNGEKYPLTIRIELIQAEVHFPYMDMEINPNGILLERLDKEMNEVESDIVYWDDSDIQEGLHSENSNPRVNLSGLSSHINGHRWGTYTNQTSQRNTNTNYGNYSFGNEKAIDTWAYALTPNQQITIALTVKTADLEITSLESPDRQINKGQEVTYVLNLKNNGPSDAPHVRFNFGLPLGFEINHVELGEVVANIGYEEANQHSSLLNLASQEERIVTVKATALQEPENTMAIHAVASIVRSADMIDPDATSKDLGVKEPLDAETECLGQGCNNIRLHREVLWKTTPVSKAKIALVKKAQFIDVNADGYMQSGEMLRYHFEVINNGDEVLKDIRIYDPMLSSSGLRLTADLQPGQSGKISVDYKISVSDYNTGSVVNSAWVEAIADAGIQVKDISGTSHDNDEPTITAIVHKQAIYLKKEVTNKGTRKDGLFGAGDLMEYTFTVWNQTDTALTRISLQDDMLWKERQILPIEQLKRGEQYTWSTFYTVTEEDTDKGSIINSATVSAKLIHTGQEIKDISGTSYDNDQPTVTKVSKRPVGVEDIVVIKQNQSVRIDVLENDTEGSQPLLQHTLELVKEAVHGEVTLTRDGQFVYRPFENYVGTDEFLYTATDDNELKMSPTAVKIFVNPTKPVAVDDYIIGEYNKDLTIAVLSNDKKDDSELDIHSIRIVKDAQQGVLTISLGQIIYRAKEGYTGKDSFTYQVKDLNGNWTNEAIVNMEISGFSVPNVFTPNGDGVNDVFSVLGTGYYDRISLSVWSRSGKEVYSSNDYRNDWTGDGAEDMTYFYVVQTYKNGVKQTRKTGYVLITRKPVK, from the coding sequence ATGAAAAGCAAAGGATATTTTCCATTGTTTTTATTCCTGTTTATGATCCTGTGCCCGCTATTGCTGTGGGCTGACGGATCAAAGGATCTTTACCCGATGGGGGTGAAAGGGAACCGTGCGTACCTGATTTCCCGGAGTGAGAAAGAGGTAGGGACTACAAGTTTTCCTTTTTTTACACTTGGAGCACATTATGTATATGTACAATCAGGTGAAACCATTGCGGCAGCTTCCAGTGCACAGAATATAGGCGAAGGCAGGATCCGGCTGACAAGCCCCGGCGGAAAAAAATATCTTTCAACAAAAAATAATATCGGTAAGATTGTAAATAACGGAAAGGGATCACGACAGGCTGAAATATCCGGTCCGCGTGTAGGATATGCCCCTTATGAAGTTAAAGCAACCGAAGAAGGGGTTTGGAAAGTTGAATTTATATCGCCAGTGGGAGAGTTTACTGAAAATTTTGGCGATCCGAATATCCCGGTAGTTGCAGCCAATGGCGATTGGTCACAGACCTGGGATACCAGTATTGCGGCCTGGGATATTTCAGTGAGAGATGAAAAAGATGAAAACTGGATTTCAGGAAGAGTCTATACCAATGTGCTGAATCTTCATCTCAACAGCGGACAGATGGCCAATAAACAAGGAGCCTTCTATGGTAAATACTTCGTTCTTACACATGATGCATATGTGTACAAAGTTGACGGTAACGGTAGCAACGGTATAGCATTTACTTCATTTGTCAATAATATGGGATTTCTGGATGATGAGGGTAAATCTTTGTACAAAAGTCTTGACTACATTCCACAGGTGGGTTCGGGAGATGTGCAGGATCCGAGACAAGCCGATGCCAACGGACATATTACCCATAAGATATTATATACCAGGCCTGATCTGCATATGCCTGCTGAAGCTGTGGCTGCAGTGCCCGAGCTGAAAACCTGGCTGATCAAGGACAGACCTCAGCCAGTCGTTTCTGATATTTCACTTATAGGATATGAAGGAACAGAAGGGCAACTCGGAGCCAAAGGAGCACATATACTGTTTAAGAGTAGTGAGACTGCCAAATATAAAGTAGTGTTGGAAAGGACAGGCGATCAGACGCAGTTATTGACCGAGTTTGTATACAATGCATCCGCAGGCCTGAATGAAATCTATTGGAATGGCATCGGGAAAGACGGACAATTTGCTCCGAATGGTGAAAAATACCCTTTAACTATTCGTATAGAACTAATACAGGCAGAAGTTCATTTTCCATATATGGATATGGAAATCAATCCGAATGGTATTTTGCTGGAACGATTAGATAAAGAGATGAATGAAGTAGAATCCGATATTGTCTATTGGGATGACAGTGATATCCAGGAAGGACTCCATTCGGAAAACAGCAATCCCAGAGTAAACCTTAGTGGCTTAAGCAGTCATATCAACGGACATCGCTGGGGGACTTATACTAATCAGACCTCGCAGCGAAATACCAACACAAACTATGGCAATTACAGTTTTGGAAATGAAAAAGCCATAGATACATGGGCCTATGCATTGACTCCCAATCAGCAAATCACTATAGCACTCACTGTCAAAACCGCAGATCTCGAAATCACATCACTGGAAAGCCCCGATAGGCAAATAAATAAAGGTCAGGAAGTAACCTATGTGCTCAATCTGAAAAATAATGGTCCTTCAGATGCACCACATGTACGCTTCAATTTTGGTCTTCCTCTGGGATTTGAGATAAATCATGTAGAACTGGGAGAGGTCGTAGCAAACATTGGTTACGAGGAAGCAAATCAACACAGCAGCCTGTTGAATCTGGCCAGCCAGGAAGAACGTATCGTAACGGTGAAGGCGACAGCTTTACAGGAACCGGAGAATACTATGGCGATTCACGCCGTAGCATCCATTGTACGAAGTGCAGATATGATAGATCCGGACGCTACTTCTAAAGATCTGGGTGTAAAAGAACCGTTAGATGCAGAAACAGAATGTTTAGGGCAGGGATGTAATAATATCCGTCTCCACAGAGAAGTGCTCTGGAAAACTACGCCGGTATCAAAAGCAAAAATTGCATTAGTAAAAAAAGCACAATTTATCGATGTAAATGCAGATGGCTATATGCAATCCGGTGAGATGCTGCGCTACCATTTTGAAGTTATTAATAATGGTGATGAAGTATTAAAGGATATTCGCATCTACGATCCTATGCTCAGTTCCTCAGGTTTAAGACTGACCGCGGATCTGCAGCCCGGACAGTCAGGAAAGATTTCTGTTGATTACAAAATAAGTGTAAGTGATTATAATACAGGCTCAGTTGTTAATTCTGCATGGGTAGAAGCTATTGCGGACGCAGGTATTCAGGTAAAAGATATTTCAGGTACATCGCACGATAATGACGAACCGACTATTACGGCCATTGTACATAAGCAAGCCATATACCTTAAAAAAGAAGTAACTAACAAAGGAACCCGAAAAGATGGGCTCTTTGGTGCAGGCGATCTGATGGAGTATACTTTTACAGTTTGGAATCAGACAGATACAGCTTTGACACGGATATCACTTCAGGACGATATGTTGTGGAAAGAGCGACAAATCCTGCCTATAGAACAGCTGAAAAGAGGAGAGCAGTATACATGGAGTACATTCTATACCGTCACAGAAGAAGATACGGATAAGGGCAGTATAATAAATTCAGCAACTGTAAGCGCGAAACTTATTCATACGGGTCAGGAAATCAAGGATATCTCAGGCACTTCCTATGACAATGATCAGCCTACAGTAACAAAGGTAAGTAAAAGACCAGTTGGGGTAGAAGATATCGTGGTGATAAAGCAAAACCAATCTGTACGTATTGATGTTCTGGAGAATGATACAGAAGGCAGCCAGCCACTATTGCAACATACTTTAGAACTGGTGAAAGAGGCTGTACATGGTGAAGTTACACTGACCAGAGACGGACAATTTGTATACCGCCCTTTTGAAAATTATGTAGGGACGGATGAATTTCTTTATACAGCGACGGATGATAATGAATTAAAAATGTCTCCGACAGCAGTGAAGATATTTGTAAATCCGACAAAGCCTGTGGCTGTCGATGACTATATAATCGGAGAGTACAATAAAGATCTGACGATAGCAGTTCTGTCAAACGACAAAAAAGATGACAGCGAACTGGATATCCACAGCATCCGGATCGTGAAAGATGCACAGCAGGGCGTGTTGACGATCAGTCTCGGACAGATCATATACCGTGCAAAAGAAGGGTATACAGGCAAAGATTCCTTTACCTATCAGGTCAAAGATCTGAATGGTAACTGGACTAATGAAGCAATAGTAAATATGGAAATATCCGGATTTTCGGTTCCTAATGTATTTACACCGAACGGTGACGGAGTAAATGACGTCTTTTCTGTATTAGGCACCGGCTATTACGATCGTATCTCACTGTCTGTCTGGTCCAGATCAGGTAAAGAAGTGTATTCAAGCAATGATTATCGAAACGACTGGACGGGTGACGGAGCTGAAGATATGACCTATTTCTATGTCGTACAGACCTACAAAAACGGAGTCAAACAAACCCGAAAAACAGGTTATGTGTTGATTACCCGTAAACCGGTGAAATAA
- a CDS encoding 7-carboxy-7-deazaguanine synthase QueE, whose translation MSLQVPENGQQLPLMEEFYTIQGEGYHTGKAAYFIRLGGCDVGCHWCDVKESWDAELHPLTAADTIVEHANVHPSKTVVVTGGEPLIYNLDYLTSQLQNAGIQTFLETSGAYPLSGHWDWICLSPKKFKAPRPDVLANAGELKVIVFNKSDFQWAEEHARLVNDTCKLYLQPEWSKAAEMTPLIIDYVMANPKWEISLQTHKYLNIP comes from the coding sequence ATGTCACTACAAGTTCCAGAAAACGGCCAGCAACTCCCTTTGATGGAAGAATTCTATACTATACAGGGAGAAGGTTATCATACCGGCAAAGCAGCTTACTTCATACGCTTAGGCGGATGTGATGTGGGATGCCACTGGTGTGATGTTAAAGAAAGCTGGGATGCCGAGTTGCATCCGCTTACTGCAGCTGATACTATTGTAGAACATGCAAACGTGCATCCTTCTAAAACGGTCGTAGTGACAGGCGGAGAGCCCTTGATTTATAATCTGGATTATCTGACCAGTCAATTGCAGAATGCGGGCATACAGACTTTTTTAGAGACTTCAGGAGCCTATCCGTTGAGCGGACACTGGGACTGGATATGTCTTTCTCCGAAAAAATTCAAAGCTCCCAGACCTGATGTACTGGCTAATGCAGGTGAATTAAAAGTGATTGTATTTAATAAAAGTGACTTTCAATGGGCTGAAGAACACGCCAGACTGGTCAATGATACCTGTAAATTGTATCTTCAACCGGAATGGTCTAAGGCTGCTGAGATGACGCCATTGATCATTGATTATGTGATGGCAAATCCTAAATGGGAAATTTCCCTTCAAACGCACAAATATCTTAATATCCCATAA
- a CDS encoding OmpA family protein: MKRNIMIKSTYLNKLLIALLICAAGISEAKAQEQVSKRTTAEKLYYQYEYYSASRIYEKLVDTKRPKAEDMERLATCYFNMNEYSLARNWYARVAEEGKISDQSQLNYADVLKKLGDYAAAKNQYKAYGTKTGKESEVELAIQGCDSAIVWMQKPTVHKIRNEQQINTRFSDFSTTPIGQQVLYVGEPMGSDQISGRTGRAFLRVYSATRDKDGIALIYPNVLPDVFNSAPYHVGPVAVNKDENVLYVTRTYPGKDTEQQKSGPYSFKKHNLEIKIYTKNGDSWNETDFPYNDTKKYAVGHAALSKDEQTLYFASNMPGGYGGVDIWYSIRQPDGTWGQPVNAGAEINSAGDEMFPSVFEDRLYYSSNGFPGMGGLDIFSAVGSRSSFANRQNLRFPVNSASDDFSYVLLGDSPEARYGYLSSDRLGGVGLDDIYSFSAIKPKITIILKGIAQHRTTAEPLEDVQLSLLSDGGKVVSRKLSAATGVFEFQLEPGTAYQLMGEKLKFHGDSVNIAALSPQKDTTIQVTLRLQPIIEKGTTFILENIYYDLDKYNIRADAKPILNQLVNTLRDNPTLKIELSSHTDSRATHKYNMKLSQNRAQAAVDYIISRGIARDRIVAKGYGETRLVNKCADGVKCSDEEHQANRRTEIKVLEY, encoded by the coding sequence ATGAAACGGAATATCATGATAAAATCAACTTACCTGAACAAACTGTTAATCGCTCTGCTTATCTGTGCTGCCGGAATTTCTGAAGCAAAGGCACAGGAACAAGTGAGTAAGAGAACAACAGCGGAAAAACTGTATTATCAATATGAATACTATTCAGCATCACGTATATATGAAAAACTGGTAGATACCAAACGTCCGAAGGCTGAGGATATGGAGCGTCTGGCAACCTGTTACTTCAATATGAATGAATATAGTCTTGCCCGTAACTGGTATGCCCGGGTTGCTGAAGAAGGCAAAATATCAGATCAGTCTCAACTCAACTATGCTGATGTGCTCAAAAAACTAGGAGACTATGCGGCGGCAAAGAATCAATATAAAGCCTATGGTACAAAAACAGGCAAAGAAAGTGAAGTAGAATTAGCCATTCAGGGTTGCGATTCGGCAATTGTCTGGATGCAGAAACCTACCGTACACAAAATCAGAAATGAACAGCAGATCAATACGCGTTTCTCTGACTTCAGCACTACACCAATCGGGCAGCAGGTACTCTATGTAGGAGAGCCTATGGGATCCGACCAGATTTCCGGACGGACAGGCAGAGCATTCCTCCGAGTATACTCCGCAACAAGAGATAAGGATGGAATAGCATTGATCTATCCGAATGTGTTGCCCGATGTCTTTAACAGTGCACCATATCATGTCGGTCCTGTAGCCGTAAATAAGGATGAGAACGTGCTGTATGTAACACGTACCTATCCTGGAAAAGATACGGAACAACAAAAGTCAGGTCCCTACAGTTTCAAAAAACACAATCTTGAAATTAAGATATACACAAAGAATGGAGATAGCTGGAATGAAACTGATTTCCCTTATAACGATACCAAAAAGTATGCAGTAGGGCATGCAGCATTGAGTAAGGACGAGCAGACATTATATTTTGCATCCAATATGCCAGGCGGATATGGAGGTGTAGATATCTGGTATTCCATACGACAACCCGATGGAACATGGGGACAGCCGGTAAATGCCGGAGCTGAAATCAATTCCGCAGGAGATGAAATGTTTCCTTCCGTATTTGAAGACCGGTTATACTATTCAAGCAATGGATTTCCGGGGATGGGTGGTCTCGATATATTCAGTGCAGTAGGTAGCCGGTCTTCATTTGCAAACCGTCAGAACCTTCGTTTTCCTGTCAACTCTGCTTCAGATGATTTTAGTTATGTCCTCTTAGGTGACAGCCCTGAAGCACGATACGGATATTTGTCATCCGATAGATTAGGAGGTGTAGGTCTGGATGATATTTATTCTTTTTCAGCAATCAAACCCAAAATTACCATTATACTAAAAGGTATTGCCCAGCATCGTACAACAGCAGAACCCCTGGAAGATGTACAGCTTTCTTTATTAAGTGATGGAGGGAAAGTGGTGTCCCGCAAACTGAGTGCTGCGACAGGTGTATTTGAATTTCAGTTAGAACCCGGTACAGCCTACCAGTTGATGGGTGAAAAATTGAAATTCCATGGAGACTCCGTTAATATTGCAGCGCTGTCCCCTCAAAAAGATACCACCATTCAGGTAACACTAAGGCTTCAACCTATCATAGAAAAAGGAACAACATTTATCCTGGAAAACATTTACTATGATCTGGACAAATATAATATCCGGGCTGATGCCAAACCGATCCTGAATCAACTGGTGAATACTCTTCGGGATAATCCAACTCTCAAGATCGAACTATCCAGTCATACAGATAGCCGTGCCACGCATAAATACAATATGAAATTGTCTCAAAACCGTGCACAGGCTGCCGTAGACTATATTATCAGCAGAGGTATTGCCCGAGATCGTATTGTCGCAAAAGGATATGGCGAAACCAGGTTAGTCAACAAATGTGCTGACGGTGTTAAATGTTCTGACGAAGAACATCAGGCAAACAGAAGAACAGAAATCAAAGTATTGGAATATTAA